The Lepidochelys kempii isolate rLepKem1 chromosome 25, rLepKem1.hap2, whole genome shotgun sequence genome contains a region encoding:
- the TMEM59L gene encoding transmembrane protein 59-like isoform X1: protein MQSPGMAGRRALPLLALCLALAAAGSEAPFAPPLGDIGACQRRCGQGAARDAALNACYRGCRLFSICHFVDASAELNTTRAECESACIEAYSSAEEQFGCMTGCRKQLPETQSWKDKSLELQPVSFSMFDLVSSFCNDIVSSAQSFISSTWTFYLQADDGKVVVFQSQPEIEYPVPEMPAPKSELMEKSWPVSSPNTLRPHTGRKEKLEKPPMKEPKSKTKFQHVETHQPEHDFLGCMSKRGVVGCYRRSGLPRWILAACLFLSIMVMLWLSCASLVTAPDQHVKTQTLSINGDKEDLENLDGSAPFSLHPVIAVTICPADDNEEAGPLPVKVDLDKTVL, encoded by the exons ATGCAAAGCCCCGGGATGGCGGGGCGCCGCGCCCTGCCGCTGCTCGCCCTCTGCCTGGCGCTGGCCGCCGCCGGCTCCGAGGCTCCCTTCGCCCCGCCGCTGGGGGACATCGGCGCCTGCCAGAGGCGCTGCGGCCAAGGCGCAGCCCGG gaTGCTGCGCTCAACGCCTGTTACCGAGGCTGCCGGCTGTTCTCCATCTGTCACTTTGTGGATGCGAGCGCCGAGCTGAACACAACCAGAGCTGAATGTGAATCAG CTTGTATCGAAGCCTACAGCAGCGCTGAGGAGCAGTTCGGCTGCATGACTGGATGCAGGAAGCAGCTGCCCGAGACGCAGAGCTGGAAAGACAAG AGTTTGGAGCTGCAGCCCGTGTCCTTCTCCATGTTTGACTTGGTCTCCAGTTTCTGCAACGACATCGTCAGCTCTGCCCAGAGCTTCATCTCGTCCACCTGGACCTTCTACCTGCAGGCAGACGATGGCAAAGTGGTGGTGTTCCAG tcccagccgGAGATTGAGTACCCGGTGCCCGAGATGCCAGCACCCAAGTCGGAGCTGATGGAGAAGTCCTGGCCTGTCTCCAGTCCTAACACCTTGAGGCCCCACACAG GCCGCAAGGAAAAGCTGGAGAAACCCCCCATGAAAGAGCCAAAGAGCAAAACCAAGTTCCAGCATGTGGAGACCCATCAGCCAGAGCACGACTTCCTGGGCTGCATGTCCAAG CGGGGGGTGGTGGGGTGCTACAGGCGGTCAGGCCTTCCTCGCTGgatcctggctgcctgcctcttCCTCTCCATCATGGTGATGCTGTGGCTGAGCTGTGCCAGCCTGGTGACTGCTCCGGACCAGCACGTCAAGACCCAG ACGCTGAGCATTAATGGCGATAAGGAGGACCTGGAGAACCTGGATGGCTCGGCCCCCTTTTCTCTGCACCCTGTGATCGCTGTCACCATCTGCCCAGCGGACGACAACGAGGAGGCGGGGCCACTGCCGGTCAAGGTGGATCTGGACAAAACAGTGCTCTag
- the TMEM59L gene encoding transmembrane protein 59-like isoform X3, translating into MGQAAVHAEKQGRTSWVPGRDLPPHALVISRETKPSQLCCRRLSAQGAVGVRSRQGVLEEDHPLGQLGRLVQGWRDLWMQRNSLSDGRIEEQFALPPLSRLCIPESLELQPVSFSMFDLVSSFCNDIVSSAQSFISSTWTFYLQADDGKVVVFQSQPEIEYPVPEMPAPKSELMEKSWPVSSPNTLRPHTGRKEKLEKPPMKEPKSKTKFQHVETHQPEHDFLGCMSKRGVVGCYRRSGLPRWILAACLFLSIMVMLWLSCASLVTAPDQHVKTQTLSINGDKEDLENLDGSAPFSLHPVIAVTICPADDNEEAGPLPVKVDLDKTVL; encoded by the exons ATGGGGCAGGCAGCAGTTCATGCCGAGAAACAGGGGAGGACGAGCTGGGTACCGGGCCGTGATCTTCCTCCTCATGCCCTTGTTATCTCTCGGGAGACAaagcccagccagctctgctgccgGCGCCTGTCGGCTCAGGGTGCCGTGGGCGTACGGAGCCGACAGGGTGTCCTGGAGGAAGACCATCcactggggcagctggggagacTAGTGCAGGGCTGGCGGGATCTGTGGATGCAGAGGAATTCGCTGTCTGATGGAAGGATAGAGGAACAGTTTGCCCTGCCCCCTCTGTCTAGACTCTGCATCCCGGAG AGTTTGGAGCTGCAGCCCGTGTCCTTCTCCATGTTTGACTTGGTCTCCAGTTTCTGCAACGACATCGTCAGCTCTGCCCAGAGCTTCATCTCGTCCACCTGGACCTTCTACCTGCAGGCAGACGATGGCAAAGTGGTGGTGTTCCAG tcccagccgGAGATTGAGTACCCGGTGCCCGAGATGCCAGCACCCAAGTCGGAGCTGATGGAGAAGTCCTGGCCTGTCTCCAGTCCTAACACCTTGAGGCCCCACACAG GCCGCAAGGAAAAGCTGGAGAAACCCCCCATGAAAGAGCCAAAGAGCAAAACCAAGTTCCAGCATGTGGAGACCCATCAGCCAGAGCACGACTTCCTGGGCTGCATGTCCAAG CGGGGGGTGGTGGGGTGCTACAGGCGGTCAGGCCTTCCTCGCTGgatcctggctgcctgcctcttCCTCTCCATCATGGTGATGCTGTGGCTGAGCTGTGCCAGCCTGGTGACTGCTCCGGACCAGCACGTCAAGACCCAG ACGCTGAGCATTAATGGCGATAAGGAGGACCTGGAGAACCTGGATGGCTCGGCCCCCTTTTCTCTGCACCCTGTGATCGCTGTCACCATCTGCCCAGCGGACGACAACGAGGAGGCGGGGCCACTGCCGGTCAAGGTGGATCTGGACAAAACAGTGCTCTag
- the TMEM59L gene encoding transmembrane protein 59-like isoform X2 — translation MQSPGMAGRRALPLLALCLALAAAGSEAPFAPPLGDIGACQRRCGQGAARDAALNACYRGCRLFSICHFVDASAELNTTRAECESACIEAYSSAEEQFGCMTGCRKQLPETQSWKDKSLELQPVSFSMFDLVSSFCNDIVSSAQSFISSTWTFYLQADDGKVVVFQSQPEIEYPVPEMPAPKSELMEKSWPVSSPNTLRPHTGRKEKLEKPPMKEPKSKTKFQHVETHQPEHDFLGCMSKRSGLPRWILAACLFLSIMVMLWLSCASLVTAPDQHVKTQTLSINGDKEDLENLDGSAPFSLHPVIAVTICPADDNEEAGPLPVKVDLDKTVL, via the exons ATGCAAAGCCCCGGGATGGCGGGGCGCCGCGCCCTGCCGCTGCTCGCCCTCTGCCTGGCGCTGGCCGCCGCCGGCTCCGAGGCTCCCTTCGCCCCGCCGCTGGGGGACATCGGCGCCTGCCAGAGGCGCTGCGGCCAAGGCGCAGCCCGG gaTGCTGCGCTCAACGCCTGTTACCGAGGCTGCCGGCTGTTCTCCATCTGTCACTTTGTGGATGCGAGCGCCGAGCTGAACACAACCAGAGCTGAATGTGAATCAG CTTGTATCGAAGCCTACAGCAGCGCTGAGGAGCAGTTCGGCTGCATGACTGGATGCAGGAAGCAGCTGCCCGAGACGCAGAGCTGGAAAGACAAG AGTTTGGAGCTGCAGCCCGTGTCCTTCTCCATGTTTGACTTGGTCTCCAGTTTCTGCAACGACATCGTCAGCTCTGCCCAGAGCTTCATCTCGTCCACCTGGACCTTCTACCTGCAGGCAGACGATGGCAAAGTGGTGGTGTTCCAG tcccagccgGAGATTGAGTACCCGGTGCCCGAGATGCCAGCACCCAAGTCGGAGCTGATGGAGAAGTCCTGGCCTGTCTCCAGTCCTAACACCTTGAGGCCCCACACAG GCCGCAAGGAAAAGCTGGAGAAACCCCCCATGAAAGAGCCAAAGAGCAAAACCAAGTTCCAGCATGTGGAGACCCATCAGCCAGAGCACGACTTCCTGGGCTGCATGTCCAA GCGGTCAGGCCTTCCTCGCTGgatcctggctgcctgcctcttCCTCTCCATCATGGTGATGCTGTGGCTGAGCTGTGCCAGCCTGGTGACTGCTCCGGACCAGCACGTCAAGACCCAG ACGCTGAGCATTAATGGCGATAAGGAGGACCTGGAGAACCTGGATGGCTCGGCCCCCTTTTCTCTGCACCCTGTGATCGCTGTCACCATCTGCCCAGCGGACGACAACGAGGAGGCGGGGCCACTGCCGGTCAAGGTGGATCTGGACAAAACAGTGCTCTag
- the TMEM59L gene encoding transmembrane protein 59-like isoform X4 codes for MRGSGIPSLEKCSTSMARSSRADSSRDALKHNKPCKEPSIRGMAKLAGEKRPRHLSSSSLKHFHSLELQPVSFSMFDLVSSFCNDIVSSAQSFISSTWTFYLQADDGKVVVFQSQPEIEYPVPEMPAPKSELMEKSWPVSSPNTLRPHTGRKEKLEKPPMKEPKSKTKFQHVETHQPEHDFLGCMSKRGVVGCYRRSGLPRWILAACLFLSIMVMLWLSCASLVTAPDQHVKTQTLSINGDKEDLENLDGSAPFSLHPVIAVTICPADDNEEAGPLPVKVDLDKTVL; via the exons ATGAGGGGCTCTGGCATTCCCAGCCTTGAGAAATGTTCTACGTCCATGGCAAGGAGCAGCCGAGCAGATTCCAGCAGGGATGCTTTAAAACATAACAAACCTTGCAAAGAGCCAAGTATCCGGGGCATGGCTAAGCTGGCAGGAGAGAAACGCCCTCGGCATCTCAGCTCCTcttctttaaaacattttcat AGTTTGGAGCTGCAGCCCGTGTCCTTCTCCATGTTTGACTTGGTCTCCAGTTTCTGCAACGACATCGTCAGCTCTGCCCAGAGCTTCATCTCGTCCACCTGGACCTTCTACCTGCAGGCAGACGATGGCAAAGTGGTGGTGTTCCAG tcccagccgGAGATTGAGTACCCGGTGCCCGAGATGCCAGCACCCAAGTCGGAGCTGATGGAGAAGTCCTGGCCTGTCTCCAGTCCTAACACCTTGAGGCCCCACACAG GCCGCAAGGAAAAGCTGGAGAAACCCCCCATGAAAGAGCCAAAGAGCAAAACCAAGTTCCAGCATGTGGAGACCCATCAGCCAGAGCACGACTTCCTGGGCTGCATGTCCAAG CGGGGGGTGGTGGGGTGCTACAGGCGGTCAGGCCTTCCTCGCTGgatcctggctgcctgcctcttCCTCTCCATCATGGTGATGCTGTGGCTGAGCTGTGCCAGCCTGGTGACTGCTCCGGACCAGCACGTCAAGACCCAG ACGCTGAGCATTAATGGCGATAAGGAGGACCTGGAGAACCTGGATGGCTCGGCCCCCTTTTCTCTGCACCCTGTGATCGCTGTCACCATCTGCCCAGCGGACGACAACGAGGAGGCGGGGCCACTGCCGGTCAAGGTGGATCTGGACAAAACAGTGCTCTag